The Juglans microcarpa x Juglans regia isolate MS1-56 chromosome 8D, Jm3101_v1.0, whole genome shotgun sequence genomic sequence cccttataatattttttatttaactttttctctctcatttctcaaaaactaaaaaatatatagtactcaactcaaactgtctcattattatttacaaattattttactaaactattcacaaaattttcatctcatcttacttctCAAATGAGCCCTAAAAGGCCGAGATCTTCCATTGAGGTGGCGATACGAGAGAAAGAGGCGGTGccgatcatcatcatcatcatcatatcttCAACGTGTTATTATGATTTGGAAAATGCTACCTTGACACCTCATTTTGACACCTGttatactttaatttttttaattttttttacttaatagttaaggaattaactattaatgtattgatatttttttatatatttttaaaaatgtttaaaaataataaaaaagtgagtaaaaaaattgaaaaaaaaaatgactttgcGCTAAGCAGCACCTCTAGCAGTCAATGCTGGCCAGCAGCCTAGCACTACTCTTAAGATTTTGATCCTTCCAAATCAAGCCCTTCAACAAATGAAATACAAGTGTACATACGTACGTACTTTTGGCATGCtgtgaaataaaatcaaatgaattttctaaagcaaaaaatagaggaaatatTGGGGCAAGAACATCTCTCGATCATTAATCTAGTTGGAAACGACATGTGGCACATGTATTGGACATGTCAAGCAACCAGGGGAGTATACAAGAAGGATGATAAATGTGAGAGCATTCCATCCGACGAAGCTCAACCCCCACCGACGACGAAAACTCCTCCAAACATATGCTGCACGTTCCTACTAGCTCTCCACGAtgatctttctctctcacaaCAAAGCTCCCCTTCCCTATCAACTTCTCCATCGCACTTCTCGATGCACCTTTGGGAGTTGAATCCTCGCCACCGatgtgaaatgttatgcaaacatacacacacaacgatgaaaaataaagtaaaagcaatcacAATCAAGCACATGACACACAATATACGTGATTTGACAAGTTGTCTACGTCTACAAAGCTGCAGAAATCTTCTTAACAGATGAGATCACTATCacttaatctcaactcacactctctagggctttttgctttctcacacaatatgcactcttGACAATTATTCTCTCTCAATTATTTGGCTGAAGGGTTGTACAAAATATGtcaaacatgaaaatatatatcaaatggcgctagaaaccctaatctgacaaaactgcgtacttcgctcgagcggcatGTAGAGCACGTCTTGAGCGAACGGCTCAATCAGCATTGACTCAAGTAGGTTGTCGAGCGTGGTCGAGCAAatactagggtttgtgtctcacTCGAGCTCACTCTCGAGCGgcctcgagcgaactctctaacTTGCATCTACTCGAGCTCAATGTCGAGCAGTCTTAAgcaaactctctgacttgcatttgGTCCAACAATACTCCACAGTACTCACTATGGACCAGACTCTACTGTACTCAATAATTCTCctacttggagactggtacacccACTGTATCGCCATttgcctcaaacatgatatccttCACAAGCCAGCCACTGTTTCCAGCCACGTCCTATCGTTTTTGCAGCTCACAGCTCCTATCTTCAAGCTAGAAGATGCACTAAAGTCAAGCCCAACTTCAATTTTCCATGTACATTGGCCTTAGTCAGCACATCCACTGGGCGACTCACAACTCTTACTACACTAGGAGTATCCAGTCTCAAACTGATCCTGGCAACTTTTGCCAACTTTCCTAAGCTTTCATAAGGAACATCAAAGCTGACTCTCTTTGGCTTCATCACATGTTTTGCACGATCAAACCAGCCTTTTTGCACTATTGTTTTTCTCTGCATATCACTAGATCCTGATGGTAAATATAAAgaattagatctcttaccatgcgctaaaaccagcgcacccttagtgatcttcctAGCTCTTACAGAGAACGCTATTGCAAAACTGCAGTCCCACAGAGATCAAGTTTTTCTTCAGATCTGGAACATGTTTGACTTGCTGCAAAGTCCACAAGctcctgtttggaagtgtgatgtgcacatcatCCACTCCTACTACATCTGGTGCCTCTCCATCAATTGCAtacatctttccaaaatcaccAACAATATAATTCTGCATAATTCTAGATGTAAGGTGCTATGGAACGAAGACCCTAAATCCAACACCTAATCATCAATTGAACTATGCACTGCAAGAAGTAAGGTATCACGAATTTCTTCTGCCACAACGTTCTCAGCATTATCCTCAGCACTTTCTTGATTTCAgcagtttctcttgatgtggcctaacttgccacaactccagcacgTGATATGTTGCCCAGATCTCGTCTTACTCTTCCATCGGCTCTTGGAGTTTGACTTGCCATATCCTCTACCCTTATTGTCAACAATCAGGGCCGATCAAAAACCGGAGGACTCACCCTAGTCACTCCTACGCACTTCTTCAACAAGTACCATGTCACATATTTCGTCGTAGTTCAATTTCTTCTTGccggctgaactactcacaacCATTCTCATGGCCTCCTAACCATTTGCCAACGATGCTAACAGAATCAacgctctgatctcatcatcaaactcaatctttacaaaagacagttgatttgtgatcgtattgaattcatttaAGTGTTGGGCAACAGACGTACATTTCGATATCTTTAGATTGAACAAGAaaaggggtgtaaatttaagtTGTTTACCCAACCCGACCCGGATGTTCCGAATTACCTGACCTGAACTGAAACGGGTGTGGAACGGAAGACTTTCATTTAACTTCCGCATTGAATCGGCTAAATTGGGTAATACCCGATAACAGAAAAacacttgtttttcttttatcaataaCGCTTGTTTTCAGACGCACTCTTCCCTCTCACAGCTTCTCGCACTCTTGCACTCTCGCACACTGCCTCTCGCAATTTCAGCCCTCTTAGTTCTCACTCTTGATgtctcaagctctctctcggACAGAAGGTATGGATGATTTGAATCGTTAGGGTTCTTGAGTTTGGGTTTATCTTTGTTGTTGAACTTTTGGGTATTATGGGTTTCCGATTCCTAGGCTTTCCGATTTATCTATTTTGGTTTTTGGTCTCCTTAGTTTTTTCTTGATTCACTGCATGCCTGTTCTGGTTTGGgtttacttctttttctttctgattGAGACCTGTAAAATTGGTTTGTCTTTCAACCATCGATTCCTTGTAGAAAAAAGTTTAGTTGTTCTAATTATTAATCTTACATATCAGAGAGAGCTAACATCTCCGACGCATTCTACTAGGACACATGGTATTGTCTTTCAACCAGAAAtcttaacaaattaatttggaAGTAGTTTCTTAAGATAATGCACAAATAATTGGTAGAGTTGGATGATTCGACAAGACAAAAACCATATCACGGAAGGTTTTTAATTACAGTGAagtgaagaaaaacaaaacagatgTTGTTCCCTAGTACCTTGTTCTTCAAATTCACCAATATCAGGTGGTTATTGATACCACCATAAACAAGTTCATAGCCATTCTCAACGAGATCTGCATAAATACCCAAGTTATTCAATGATTACAGTAttggaaacaaataaattacTAATCTTTTACCTGTCCAAATTTTGAGCAATTGGTTTGGGTTTATTCACTTGAGGCCTGTAAAATTCCTAGAGTGCCTTATTGGATTAGTGAACCAATCTAGCATGCTGTGGAGTTGGGCCTGGTTCTTAGGTGCTAAGCTAACATTGATTTTCATTATAATAATGCCTACATTGCCAATATTTTCTTAAGGCCTTGTCATGCCAGTTTGAAACATTTGGTTGAGCCCTTACAACCATGTCCTGAAATACTTTCTCCTATTGAGGTTgttgattgaaaaatataatgtgGTTGGTGGGAGGGTGAAGATTGTACCTGCATACAAGAATATAGATTGGGATAAAGCATTATTAAGGTTAAATGAATTGTTATGATTTGCAAACAAGAGGGTGTTTCTTCATTTGTAGTCAAatgaatatgattattttttgtttcaaactTTGTGTAGTTCCCAATTtccaacttaatatatatatatatatatatatatatatattaatcatgcTTTCTTTATCTCAAATTACAGTCATGGAGCCTAGTGCTACTATGCCTTCGTCAGGGTTTGAATCAATCCCTGGTGTAATTCATTTAGATAGCTCTCTCTCTACAACTACTCTCATTCTCATGTTCGCCCTCCTATCAAAAGATCTCGGGGTATATCGAATGTATGGCTTCATTTTTCTAAGATTGAGAATGAGGATCCCAATGACCAAAGAGCTGCATGCAATTATTGTGGTAAGACTTTATTATGTCATTCTAAAAAACAAGGTACTTCATCCTTGAGATACCATATTGACACATATAAGGCATTTATTGAGACTTGAATTGGAAGGGATAGCCCCCAATCAAAAACGACCGGACCTAGGAGGGATGGGGTGAATGGTACATCTATTAGTCCTAGTTTTGGACTTGCCAATTATAATGAGCATAAAATAAGGTTGGCAGTAGCTAAGATGATAATTGTGGATGAGTTACCATTTAGATTTGTAGAAAAAAAGGGATTTAAAGACTTTATGGTTGCAGTTGAGCAAAGATTTTCAATCCCCTCTTACATTACTATTATGCGAgatttttgtacaatttttgaagattttttatgatatcaCCTTGTAGATTTCAGGCTCAACTTATGCAACTTCACATTTGTTCATTAGACAAATAGCTTTAATATATAACCATTTGATCAAATTTTCTATGGGTGAtgatgatatgttgaaaattttgTCGAAGAGCATGTTGTGGAAATAAGACAAGTTTTGGGGAGATTTTGAGAAAgtaaacaaaatcttatttattgcGGTTGTGCTTGATCCGCTAGCCAAGTTggaagttttggagttttggtTTACATATTTTCTCTGCCATGAGCGAGCGTCCGAACTTCTTACAAGGTTAAGAATGATGATTGGGCGAATGTAtaaacaatattcaaaatccAATGTAGGTTCAAGTGTTGATGAGAGCCAAAGCAACAAACGTCCTGTAATGCGGCAGATATTTATAGTGGGTATCGGCAGTATCAAGCATCAAATGGTGTCATAGAGTCCAAATCAAAGTTGGATCGATATTTTATGGGGAGTCTTGAAGGATTGACACCcaactttgatattttaatgTGGTGGAAGATgaattcaatcaattttttttatccttgcCAATATAGCTCAAGATGTGTTAGCTATTCTCATATCTACTGTTGCTTCCGAGTCGGCATTTAGCGTTGGAGGTCGTGTCTTAGATCTATTTCGTAGCTCATTGGCTCCTGCAATAGTTGAAGCTCTTATCTGCACACAAAATTGGTTGATGGCTCCCTCCGTTAATTATAACTCCCAAGATGTAATGGAAGATGCAGAAAACTACAAGTTAAATACTGGTAAGAttcatatttgaagaatattttcatatagtcatttcaattaattagatttttaacataacttttttttcatgtagagatgatgatgagtaTTTTGAATGAGGCCGAATGAAGACTACTTGAATTTTCCTTACTAACTCACGGTGATTATTGAAATTCCTTATTTGATTGTTTCTCATATATGCTGGCTGCTTCAAATATGCTTGATAAGAGGAGAATCTTATACCATTTGTATGCTTGAATTGCCTTTGCAGGCGGGTAGTCCAAGTTCTTCACTGAGTTGCTGAAAGatcaattttttgagattttggttcAATCTTATACATAATTACAAgtgtatatgaatatttttggagttgtgcaaatattatggaagaaatatgacacatatttgtttttggggtCAGACTGTtcaattattgttatttttctaGAGTAAAAAAGTATATTGGATTAATTCACTTTGGACTCATTGCACTTCGGGCTCTCAGTGACTGAGTAAAAAAGCTTAGAAGATTAATTCACATGAACAACACTTGGCAATGTCAGGGCCATCCTTTATCATTGAGCATGACTTCACTCTCCTTTGGCACATCACTTTCATCCTCATCATCCTCTATTTCCCAGAGGAAACTAGCATATGCTGTATGTAGATGGCTGGAAACCAAGAATCGAAAAGTAAAATTGCAGGACAAATGCATGCCAAGTACCtaccaagaaaacaaaaatctatgttccaatgttatatataaaaataaataaataaaattaatctggtaatttaaaaaaaaaaacagttcgGTTAAACGGGAAACATGACCGATTCGAGTAATCGAGTGACGTGATCGGGTCGGGTTGAACATATCTAAATTTCTTTATCAAGTGTACCTTATTATTCGCAGAcgacttttcatacataccagACAAAGTCACCATGAAATCCAAcatggttctctccttactgacaCTCTGTGCCACTATTCTGGATAAGGTCAGCCAAACAAGACCTAGAACCTGTGGATCAAACAGGGTCCACTTAGCTGCATTATCCATGCTCTTCTACTTCTTTTCcaacagtggaaggtggagcctTTTCCCATAGAGATAGTCCTCAATCTACATCTTCCAATACCCAAAATCAGTGCTATCAAACTTCTCGATTCCAGGTGTgttcactttatctccagccattattctccttcagatccgaCCAAGGCCCTTGATACCAGTTGTtatgaaatgttatgcaaacaCATACACACAACAATGACAAGtaaagtaaaagcaatcacGATGAAGCACACGACGCAtaatatacgtggttcgacaaattGCCTATGTCTACAGAGcggcagaaatcttattaacagaggagattacaatcactcaatctcaactcacactctctagagTTTTTTGcactctcacacaatatgcactctcGACAACTGTTCTCTCTCAATTATTTGGCTGAAGGGTCGTACAAAATATGTCaaacatgataaatatatatcaaatgtcgctaaaaatcctaatttggcAAAACTGCGTACTTCGCTCAAGCGGCGAGTCGAGTGCGCCTCGAGCAAACGGCCAaatcaacattggctcgagcgggaTGTAGAGCGAGGTCGAGTGAACACTAGGATTTGTGTCTAGCTCGAGCTCACTCTCGAGTGGTCTTGAGCtaactctctgacttgcatcaGCTCGATTTCACTGTCGAGCAATCTTGAGCAAACTCTCTAATTTGCCTCCGCTCGAGTGGCTAATGACTCCGCTCGAGCAATGTGGACCAGATAGTCAACAGAAACACATGCCTCATGTCCATCATGTCTAGATCAGACCTCCGGTAGTAGTAGCAGTAGTATTAGCCATTGATTTTAGGACCAAAACTTTCACGAGTTCAAAGATAAAACCGTGCAGGACAAAGAGTAGCTGGGAGATCAAAGAGATCCAAAAATGTATAAAGTTGATATATGAAAGGAAAATTCTTATTGTAGTCCTCAAATGGGAACTGCATTGCAAGCTTAATGAAACGCAATGTCTGCATTTTAATAGAGGAAAATTTTGTCTTCAAAAACCCATGATGAAATAGCCCCCAGATGACATTGAAACGCCCCCACGTATGAAATTATTGCCCCCATACATAGATGAAATCGCCCCCCTCGCCCCATCACCGTCGCCCCAATATCTTTCTGTTGTTTGAAGCATGGTCAACCAAATGTCTTATCTTTCAATATTTAGCTGCCGCGAATTATTTATCATGTTGGAATTGATCTGTGCTATTAATGTTGCTCCTCTCACTGGAGGTTACTATGTCCAGGTGTACGTTGCTCCTGGTTTTACAACTAAATGGTCTAATTTAAATCCCATTTTCAAGTTTCATGAAGACGCATGCAGTCcatgtaaaaataagaggtgttaATGCTAGCCGCAGACCCTTCCTTTGCTAGTTGCCTAAGCTTGTTGATAACAGCCAAGGCGAGGGTTCTAGAGTTTCTTCAGGGACCAAACAGTACTGACTTAGTTTGGGTTTCCTTGAGAGTCTTCAGCCCTATATTGTAGTTGCAATATTTCGGGAATCAGTGAAGTATATATTTCAGGGAAAACAACGATGGAGGAGGAGATTGCAATTTATTTTGGCTTAAGGTTGTAGAAGAAAGAGGGGTAATGTAGTCAACTCAAGCCTAAATATAGGGACAATTTGATCATTTCATACACCGGGACTGCAATATAGTCCTCTAAAAAGACCAAATAATCTTTATAATGGacaaataataatctttataaatattaaaagataagaCATAGGAAaagatcaaataataataaggaaattaaACAAGAAACAGAACTACTCATGGCGCCATGCATAAAAGATCAAAACTTCTcctcaaaattttctattaattaaaCAGAAACAATATTTCTGGATCAAAGACTTGATAACAAGATTGAATGTACATTAAGACTCATGAATGGATCAAATTAAGTTTCTAAAGTAATTGAAAGGGAGACTAGAAAAAAAAGTGTGTGATCAATCCACTTGGCGACGGCATGTTGGACATGTTTTCGACTTCTGCAGCCAGGGCAATATACAAGCACGATGATAAACATGTGAGCAATCCATGCGAAGAAGCTGATCTTTTGCCCCATTCGAAGATGCAAACTCCTCCAAACATATGCTGCACGTTCCCAACTCCTGATCGCTCTTGCTCGCAACAAAGCTCCCCTTCTCCATCAATCTGATGATCGCACTTCTAGATGCGCCTCCATTGGGTGACAAatccccatcatcatcattaacgGCGGCTTCCCAAAACGAACCTATTTCGCTCAAGTACGTTATAGGATTAGAGGGTCTCTCCTCGTGAAATATCTCGTGGAAGAAATTCAACTCGACCGTCATCAAATACCCATTGAACCGGGAGGCCGCCTGATGCTGCAACGCGAATGACGAGATATTCTCGGCCACAGTCACGCGGACTGGAGCGTTGTCGAAGTTAAGCCGTGAAGAGAGCCTGGAGTTAAGGTAGGCTCGGTGCCATACCGGGCTTGAGAGCACCTGGGGAGGAACTCGGATGAAAAGCGAAGGTATCGTATGGTAGTAGTTATCGTCGATTAGGATGTAGCCGCCGTTGGGGGTCCGCACGTGTTCTTGGCGACTAGTGACGTAGCGAATCTCGAGGTTGCCCCAGCCGTTCACCTCTCTTGCCATCATTTGCAGAGATACACCAGAGGATTCGGAAGCCACTGCTTGGGAAGCCATGGATTCGGTTCGTTCAATACTTGAAAAACTAGAACTCAAAGATCGAATGGAGGATCAGAGGCAATAACCTTGATCAGTAATTCTCACGCATTCTCGCATGACAAGCATGGCACATATGTATAGAAGGAAATCTCAAAACTAATCTTTATCCATTTCTCAAAAATCTTGATCTTCATCCaattaattatagaaaacaaATCTAAAACACATCTCTTGATCATACAGTAACAACCTCGTTTCTAGGTTAATTCATAATATTTCTGTTTCTATAAATTcatctattcttttttctttttgtattatcatctataatttttatatagatcaaaGTATAGCCTCAAGTAATTAGGATTAATGCTACTACTATAaacatcatctcatctcatcttcttcttaaatataattcaaatataaatattttaaaattaatcatttcaatattttcaaactaatcgttacaattttctcaaactttcaaacaaaaaataaaaaacaatttaaaattttcaaatctctaaacaaaaattatcttataaaagtatattctaacaacattttacccttataatattttttatttaactttttctctctcatttctcaaaaactaaaaaatatatagtactcaactcaaactatctcattattatttacaaattattttactaaactattcacaaaattttcatctcatcttacttctCAAATGAGCCCTAAAAGGCCGAGATCTTCCATTGAGGTGGCGATACGAGAGAAAGAGGCGGTGccgatcatcatcatcatcatcatatcttCAACGTGTTATTATGATTTGGAAAATGCTACCTTGACACCTCATTTTGACACCTGttatactttaatttttttaattttttttacttaatagttaaggaattaactattaatgtattgatatttttttatatatttttaaaaatgtttaaaaataataaaaaagtgagtaaaaaaattgaaaaaaaaaatgactttgcGCTAAGCAGCACCTCTAGCAGTCAATGCTGGCCAGCAGCCTAGCACTACTCTTAAGATTTTGATCCTTCCAAATCAAGCCCTTCAACAAATGAAATACAAGTGTACATACGTACGTACTTTTGGCATGCtgtgaaataaaatcaaatgaattttctaaagcaaaaaatagaggaaatatTGGGGCAAGAACATCTCTCGATCATTAATCTAGTTGGAAACGACATGTGGCACATGTATTGGACATGTCAAGCAACCAGGGGAGTATACAAGAAGGATGATAAATGTGAGAGCATTCCATCCGACGAAGCTCAACCCCCACCGACGACGAAAACTCCTCCAAACATATGCTGCACGTTCCTACTAGCTCTCCACGAtgatctttctctctcacaaCAAAGCTCCCCTTCCCTATCAACTTCTCCATCGCACTTCTCGATGCACCTTTGGGAGTTGAATCCTCGCCACCGatgtgaaatgttatgcaaacatacacacacaacgatgaaaaataaagtaaaagcaatcacAACCAAGCACATGACACACAATATACGTGATTTGACAAGTTGTCTACGTCTACAAAGCTGCAGAAATCTTCTTAACAGATGAGATCACTATCacttaatctcaactcacactctctagggctttttgctttctcacacaatatgcactcttGACAATTATTCTCTCTCAATTATTTGGCTGAAGGGTTGTACAAAATATGtcaaacatgaaaatatatatcaaatggcgctagaaaccctaatctgacaaaactgcgtacttcgctcgagcggcatGTAGAGCACGTCTTGAGCGAACGGCTCAATCAGCATTGACTCAAGTAGGTTGTCGAGCGTGGTCGAGCAAatactagggtttgtgtctcacTCGAGCTCACTCTCGAGCGgcctcgagcgaactctctaacTTGCATCTACTCGAGCTCAATGTCGAGCAGTCTTAAgcaaactctctgacttgcatttgGTCCAACAATACTCCACAGTACTCACTATGGACCAGACTCTACTGTACTCAATAATTCTCctacttggagactggtacacccACTGTATCGCCATttgcctcaaacatgatatccttCACAAGCCAGCCACTGTTTCCAGCCACGTCCTATCGTTTTTGCAGCTCACAGCTCCTATCTTCAAGCTAGAAGATGCACTAAAGTCAAGCCCAACTTCAATTTTCCATGTACATTGGCCTTAGTCAGCACATCCACTGGGCGACTCACAACTCTTACTACACTAGGAGTATCCAGTCTCAAACTGATCCTGGCAACTTTTGCCAACTTTCCTAAGCTTTCATAAGGAACATCAAAGCTGACTCTCTTTGGCTTCATCACATGTTTTGCACGATCAAACCAGCCTTTTTGCACTATTGTTTTTCTCTGCATATCACTAGATCCTGATGGTAAATATAAAgaattagatctcttaccatgcgctaaaaccagcgcacccttagtgatcttccaagctctTACAGAGAACGCTATTGCAAAACTGCAGTCCCACAGAGATCAAGTTTTTCTTCAGATCTGGAACATGTttgacttgctgtaaagtccacaagctcctgtttggaagtgtgatgtgcacatcacccactcctaCTACATCCGGTGCCTCTCCATCAACAGCAtacatctttccaaaatcaccagcaaTATAATTCTGCATAATTTCTAgatgtgaggtgctatggaatGAAGACCCTAAATCCAACACCTAATCAACAATCGAACTATGCACTGCAAGAAGTAAGGTATCACgaatttcttctgccactacGTTCTCAGCATTATCCTCAGCACTTTCTTGATTTCAgcagtttctcttgatgtggcctaacttgccacaactccagcacATGATCTGTTGCCCAGATCTCGTCTTACTCTTCCATCTGCTCTTGGAGTTTGACTTGCCATATCCTCTACCCTTATTGTCAACAATCAGGGCCGATCAAAAACCGGAGGACTCACCCTAGTCACTCCTACGCACTTCTTCAACAAGTACCATGTCACATATTTCGTCGTAGTTCAGTTTCTTCTTGccggctgaactactcacaacCATTCTCATGGCCTCCTAACCATTTGCCAACGATGCTAACAGAATCAACGCTCTGATCTCATTATCAAACTCAATCTTTACAAAagacagttgatttgtgatcgtattgaattcatttaAGTGTTGGGCAACAGACGTACATTTCGATATCTTTTGATTGAACAAGAaaaggggtgtaaatttaagtTGTTTACCCAACCCGACCCGGATGTTCCGAATTACCTGACCTGAACTGAAACGGGTGTGGAACGGAAGACTTTCATTTAACTTCCGCATTGAATCGGCTAAATTGGGTAATACCCGATAACCGAAAAacacttgtttttcttttatcaataaCGCTTGTTTTCAGACGCACTCTTCCCTCTCATAGCTTCTCGCACTCTTGCACTCTCGCACACTGCCTCTCGCAATTTCAGCCCTCTTAGTTCTCACTCTCGATgtctcaagctctctctcggACATAAGGTATAGATGATTTGAATCGTTAGGGTTCTTGAGTTTGGGTTTATCTTTGCTGTTAAACTTTTGGGTATTATGGGTTTCCGATTCCTAGGCTTTCCGATTTATCTATTTTGGTTTTTGGTCTCCTTAGTTTTTTCTTGATTCACTGCATGCCTGTTCTGGTTTGGgtttacttctttttctttctgattGAGACCTGTAAAATTGGTTTGTCTTTCAACCATCGATTCCTTGTAGAAAAAAGTTTAGTTGTTCTAATTATTAATCTTACATATCAGAGAGAGCTAACATCTCCGACGCATTCTACTAGGACACATGGTATTGTCTTTCAACCATAACtcttaacaaattaatttggaAGTAGTTTCTTAAGATAATGCACAAATAATTGGTAGAGTTGGATGATTCGACAAGACAAAAACCATATCACGGAAGGTTTTTAATTACAGTGAagtgaagaaaaacaaaacagatgTTGTTCCCTAGTACCTTGTTCTTCAAATTCACCAATATCAGGTGGTTATTGATACCACCATAAACAAGTTCATAGCCATTCTCAACGAGATCTGCATAAATACCCAAGTTATTCAATGATTACAGTAttggaaacaaataaattacTAATCTTTTACCTGTCCAAATTTTGAGCAATTGGTTTGGGTTTATTCACTTGAGGCCTGTAAAATTCCTAGAGTGCCTTATTGGATTAGTGAACCAATCTAGCATGCTGTGGAGTTGGGCCTGGTTCTTAGGTGCTAAGCTAACATTGATTTTCATTATAATAATGCCTACATTGCCAATATTTTCTTAAGGCCTTGTCATGCCAGTTTGAAACATTTGGTTAAGCCCTTACAACCATGTCCTGAAATACTTTCTCCTATTGAGGTTgttgattgaaaaatataatgtgGTTGGTGGGAGGGTGAAGATTGTACCTGCATACAAGAATATAGATTGGGATAAAGCATTATTAAGGTTAAATGAATTGTTATGATTTGCAAACAAGAGGGTGTTTCTTCATTTGTAGTCAAATGAATATGACTATT encodes the following:
- the LOC121243074 gene encoding E3 ubiquitin-protein ligase RNF12-A-like gives rise to the protein MASQAVASESSGVSLQMMAREVNGWGNLEIRYVTSRQEHVRTPNGGYILIDDNYYHTIPSLFIRVPPQVLSSPVWHRAYLNSRLSSRLNFDNAPVRVTVAENISSFALQHQAASRFNGYLMTVELNFFHEIFHEERPSNPITYLSEIGSFWEAAVNDDDGDLSPNGGASRSAIIRLMEKGSFVASKSDQELGTCSICLEEFASSNGAKDQLLRMDCSHVYHRACILPWLQKSKTCPTCRRQVD